From a single Saccharomyces kudriavzevii IFO 1802 strain IFO1802 genome assembly, chromosome: 15 genomic region:
- the CEX1 gene encoding COPI-interacting protein CEX1 (similar to Saccharomyces cerevisiae CEX1 (YOR112W); ancestral locus Anc_2.165) produces MNFSNIFKSISNFQFPYTIEETATSETALWQSFDGIRKADSLPVTVFKAKRSPENETLILNAVHKAKILKIPGLCSVLETFDSDPQSTFIVTERVVPFPWENFSSFSKNKFGIELGISQLLTTLGFLNKFVFGTLSKDSIYINSKGEWVLFGLELCSNKDSLSAFEFASKARTYYSLVGSQLPCEEPNTIDSIRLGSLIKDLMSPSTLPKDWIVNVNMISDGRMEIETFRKRLENTETWRSNPLINFYQDLKELHIKDSQGKLAVMSNLENLYLESREIFRNLTPGMTENFIIPELCEIIKLLMTQSAASSASHVAMNFSASHKLVPFLAIVLDLTSETKTFPVGFNDLIAESFKLSDRQVRFLLLIYLPRLVGPLSTSEISSRIYPHFSQGLTDSDATLRLQTLKTIPCIVPCLTERQLNNELLRFLAKTQVDPDVEIRTWTVIIISRISTILSTSVGNRSNILATVFTKSLKDPQVKPRMAALYGLEKSIELFDVNTIANKILTVIAPGLLDKSPTVRDKAKILFEMYLEKLENEAQLIQINDNTGDLEDMKEIDFDNYGCGKEDMNKEDNILAAQFLNNLRLHSPAAALPNGATNCEVDSTWDDNGWDGAGDANGSTINSTMDSFDKQANHIATVSTQKVLGKTVEINKSWNDNLDDNDWMQDETDPWNEPEDHPKPQASILGKKLTPSGKLSIKKKKITILAPRGNRNSSVTTTATATKATRSNKTTRSKLVSSVSSPTANKSGTDSWDDDADADSWNTNW; encoded by the coding sequence atgaatttttccaacaTATTCAAGTCCATTTCGAACTTCCAGTTTCCATACACTATAGAAGAAACTGCCACCAGTGAAACTGCCCTCTGGCAATCTTTTGATGGTATAAGAAAGGCAGATTCTTTGCCAGTAACTGTTTTCAAGGCGAAGAGGTCtccagaaaatgaaactcTGATTTTGAACGCTGTACACAAggccaaaattttgaaaattccgGGGCTTTGTAGTGTGTTAGAAACGTTTGATTCAGATCCTCAATCCACATTCATTGTTACCGAACGAGTGGTTCCATTTCCTTGGGAAAACTTCAGCTCCTTTTCTAAAAACAAATTTGGTATCGAGTTGGGAATATCACAGCTATTAACAACTTTGGGATTTCTAAACAAATTTGTCTTTGGCACGCTTTCCAAAGATTCCATATATATCAATAGTAAGGGAGAATGGGTACTATTTGGCCTAGAACTTTGTTCAAACAAAGATAGCTTAAGTGCCTTTGAGTTTGCTAGTAAAGCGAGAACATATTACAGTCTAGTGGGTTCGCAGTTGCCCTGTGAAGAACCGAATACAATTGATTCAATAAGATTAGGTTCTTTGATTAAAGATCTCATGAGTCCTTCTACTCTCCCAAAGGATTGGATTGTCAATGTCAATATGATTTCTGATGGGAGGATGGAAATCGAAACCTTCAGAAAAAGGTTAGAAAATACAGAAACTTGGCGTTCCAATCCTTTAATAAACTTCTATCAAGACTTAAAGGAGTTGCATATAAAGGACTCTCAGGGAAAATTAGCTGTTATGtcaaatttggaaaatttgtaCTTAGAGTCGAGAGAAATATTTCGCAATTTGACGCCTGGGATGACTGAAAACTTCATTATTCCAGAACTCTGTGAAATCATAAAATTACTTATGACGCAAAGTGCCGCCAGCAGCGCTAGTCATGTGGCCATGAACTTCAGCGCATCACATAAGCTTGTACCGTTCCTAGCGATTGTTTTGGACTTGACTTCCGAAACGAAGACCTTTCCAGTTGGGTTTAACGATCTCATCGCCGAAAGTTTTAAACTATCCGATAGGCAAGTaagatttcttttgttaATATATCTACCCAGACTAGTAGGGCCTTTAAGTACGTCAGAGATCTCTAGCAGAATATACCCACATTTTAGCCAAGGCTTAACAGATTCCGATGCCACTCTTAGACTACAAACATTGAAGACAATACCATGCATCGTGCCTTGCTTGACAGAGAGACAACTAAATAACGAGCTGCTGAGATTTCTTGCGAAGACACAGGTTGATCCTGATGTTGAAATCCGAACATGGaccgtcatcatcataagTAGAATTTCGACTATATTATCGACCTCAGTCGGTAATCGCTCGAATATCTTGGCTACAGTATTTACAAAGTCCTTGAAAGATCCTCAAGTGAAACCAAGAATGGCTGCACTTTATGGACTCGAGAAGTCAATCGAGCTGTTTGATGTGAACACTATTGCCAACAAGATTCTAACGGTCATTGCCCCCGGTCTCTTAGATAAAAGCCCCACAGTAAGAGATAAGgccaaaattttatttgaaatgtATCtcgaaaaattggaaaatgagGCTCAACTTATCCAAATAAACGACAATACTGGCGATTTGGAAGATATGAAGGAAATCGATTTTGATAATTACGGTTGTGGCAAAGAAGACATGAATAAGGAGGACAATATATTAGCAGCGcagtttttgaataatttacGCTTACATTCCCCCGCTGCAGCTTTGCCAAATGGTGCTACCAACTGCGAAGTGGATTCCACTTGGGATGACAATGGGTGGGATGGCGCCGGCGATGCTAACGGTTCTACAATAAATAGCACTATGGACTCCTTCGACAAACAGGCAAACCATATAGCAACAGTAAGCACCCAAAAGGTCTTAGGGAAAACTGTTGAAATCAATAAGAGTTGGAACGATAACTTGGATGATAATGACTGGATGCAGGACGAAACTGATCCATGGAATGAGCCTGAGGACCATCCAAAGCCACAAGCGTCGATTTTGGGGAAGAAACTCACTCCTAGTGGAAAGCTTTcaatcaagaagaagaaaatcacGATTCTGGCACCAAGAGGTAACAGAAACAGTTCTGTCACCACCACTGCCACCGCCACAAAAGCGACCCGTTCAAATAAAACGACAAGAAGCAAGCTTGTGAGTAGTGTTAGCAGCCCGACAGCCAATAAAAGCGGCACAGATAGCTGGGATGATGACGCAGATGCAGACTCCTGGAACACAAATTGGTGA
- the AZF1 gene encoding Azf1p (similar to Saccharomyces cerevisiae AZF1 (YOR113W); ancestral locus Anc_2.162) codes for MSPPTAQFLNSSQAGQNQSQEGQASGQTEEQSQDQGQGPTTILNQSQQPQSQTQHQQPRNESISYYTNFNQPRYSTDASINSFLNISDNVPAASAGVSNTGNAFSNLPRLSTSSQHQAPDLSQIGRGFSIVNNLFPQQQQHQQFQNQHRQQQQQQQQHQQQSQQQPPFKTPSFSSGLPGSSSQYQFLPRNEVSSQPPSKRNSVYLGPNDGTDFEFFSMQQSQQPQFQPSSRRESSSMRPPLLIPTANAKNQSNGANNNGNINVNSDYESFFNANAGTNSSNQNQNPYFLSSRNNSLKFNPEDFDFQFKRRNSSVRGTLDHSSQNSFIPEPRLNSLSISSKTNNDSTVDNSNINDSINNSKTNENDNDDGNNGSTNNNNDNNDNDDSSINSTSSTNIPNQDGHNLVSTSITNNSRKDLKEIEQRLRKHLNDEDAYSNTISRPLDKNPEIIEGNERPDKEIDQPSLQGNISKKRKKDDSALYIKNETPHSGSSIVKDNSVSDETTTMTNFSNKEPPMADMASVNDEATNLIGATKVDQLMLIIQARKKGFTEKVNTTQDGDLLFNQTMDILPPKNELVGGVEKPKGTHNTRTVKKHECPYCHRLFSQATHLEVHVRSHIGYKPFVCDYCGKRFTQGGNLRTHERLHTGEKPYSCDICDKKFSRKGNLAAHLVTHQKLKPFVCKLENCNKTFTQLGNMKAHQNRFHKETLNALTAKLADMNPSENIPPEERQLLEYFASIYKNSNRGIKGRGKGVGTKKSTISSPENHSTSIILNPNANTNNNIAANGPENTSNPEGNIDGNTNNNLNTHAMISPTQKDLGTLQSQFVQNNFNNSVNTSNSSNQSIINYNYTTLPHSRLVNSSSNNADTNNNNFPSASVGAPGVLMASTANNDFNFNLDQSGDNGRSQQEVRFKNINYKS; via the coding sequence ATGTCTCCTCCAACTGCGCAGTTTTTGAACAGTTCGCAAGCAGGACAAAATCAAAGCCAAGAAGGCCAAGCATCAGGTCAAACAGAGGAGCAGAGCCAGGACCAGGGACAAGGTCCTACTACCATTCTGAATCAAAGTCAACAGCCACAATCACAGACACAACATCAACAACCAAGGAATGAATCGATTTCATATTATACGAATTTCAATCAGCCACGATATTCTACAGACGCGTCTATCAACTCGTTTTTAAACATATCCGATAACGTGCCAGCAGCAAGTGCAGGAGTGTCTAATACCGGTAATGCATTTTCTAATCTTCCACGGCTCTCTACTTCCAGTCAACATCAAGCACCAGACTTGTCGCAAATCGGACGCGGCTTTTCCATTGTAAACAACCTTTTCccacaacagcaacaacatcaacaatttcaaaatcaacatcggcaacagcaacagcaacagcaacagcatcAGCAGCAATCACAACAGCAGCCTCCATTCAAAActccttcattttcttcggGATTACCGGGAAGTTCTTCTCAATACCAGTTTTTGCCAAGAAATGAGGTTTCTTCCCAACCACCTTCAAAGCGGAATTCTGTTTATCTTGGACCTAATGACGGAAcagattttgaattttttagCATGCAGCAATCACAGCAACCACAGTTTCAGCCTAGTAGCAGGAGAGAATCAAGTTCAATGAGACCACCGCTCTTAATACCCACCGCTAACGCTAAAAACCAATCTAATGGCGCCAATAATAACGGAAATATAAATGTAAATTCTGATTACgaatcatttttcaatgccAATGCAGGTACCAATAGCAgtaatcaaaatcaaaatccaTATTTCTTAAGTTCCAGGAATAATTCTTTGAAGTTCAATCCAGAAGATTTCGATTTTCAGTTTAAAAGGCGGAATTCCTCTGTTAGAGGCACCTTAGATCATAGTAgtcaaaattctttcataCCTGAGCCAAGATTAAACTCCCTTTCCATTAGTAGCAAAACCAATAATGACTCCACTGTCGATAATAGTAATATTAATGATAGCATTAACAACAGTAAAACTAACGAAAATGATAACGACGACGGTAATAACGGCAGCaccaataataataatgataacaatgataatgatgacaGTAGTATTAACTCTACATCCAGTACTAATATCCCAAACCAAGATGGCCATAACCTTGTTTCTACCAGCATCACAAACAATAGTAGGAAGGATCTAAAGGAAATAGAACAAAGACTTCGAAAGCATTTGAATGATGAGGATGCTTACTCGAACACGATATCAAGACCCCTAGACAAAAATCctgaaattattgaaggTAATGAAAGACCGGACAAAGAAATAGATCAGCCTAGTTTGCAAGGGAACATAAgtaagaaaaggaagaaagatgACTCTGCTCTATACATTAAAAATGAGACCCCTCACTCTGGCTCATCAATAGTCAAAGACAACTCAGTTTCTGATGAAACTACTACAATgaccaatttttctaatAAAGAACCTCCAATGGCAGACATGGCTTCAGTAAATGATGAGGCCACTAACCTGATAGGTGCGACAAAGGTTGATCAACTGATGTTAATCAttcaagcaagaaaaaaaggtttcACGGAAAAAGTAAACACTACTCAGGATGGTGATTTATTGTTCAACCAAACTATGGACATACTACCACCCAAAAATGAACTAGTAGGTGGGGTGGAAAAACCAAAGGGGACTCATAATACACGAACCGTTAAGAAACACGAGTGCCCGTATTGTCATCGACTTTTCTCGCAAGCAACTCATCTAGAGGTACATGTTCGTTCTCATATAGGGTACAAGCCATTTGTTTGTGATTACTGTGGCAAACGATTTACTCAGGGCGGAAACTTAAGGACCCATGAACGATTACATACTGGTGAGAAACCCTATTCATGTGATATTTGtgataagaaattttcaagaaaagggaACTTAGCTGCCCACTTGGTTACTCATCAAAAACTAAAACCTTTTGTCTGCAAGTTAGAAAATTGTAACAAGACATTCACTCAATTAGGCAACATGAAAGCTCATCAGAACAGATTCCATAAGGAAACATTAAATGCTTTAACAGCTAAATTAGCCGATATGAACCCATCTGAAAATATTCCACCGGAAGAACGACAACTATTGGAATATTTTGCATCGATTTATAAGAATTCAAACAGAGGAATCAAGGGTAGGGGGAAAGGAGTAGGAACGAAAAAATCAACGATCTCCTCACCGGAAAACCATTCTACGAGCATTATTTTGAACCCTAATGCGAATAcgaataataatattgCTGCTAATGGTCCTGAAAATACCAGTAACCCTGAAGGAAACATCGACGGCAATACCAATAATAATTTGAACACACATGCTATGATATCACCGACTCAAAAAGATTTGGGAACATTGCAATCtcaatttgttcaaaacaACTTCAACAATTCTGTGAACACCTCAAATTCTTCTAATCAATCAATAATTAACTACAATTACACAACTTTACCCCATTCTCGATTAGTAAACAGTAGCTCTAATAATGCTGACActaacaacaacaatttCCCTAGTGCATCCGTAGGTGCTCCCGGTGTACTAATGGCATCAACCGCTAATAATGacttcaatttcaacttGGATCAGTCTGGTGATAATGGGAGATCTCAACAAGAAGTTAGATTTAAGAACATTAATTACAAGAGCTAA
- the CIM1 gene encoding mitochondrial HMG-box protein CIM1 (similar to Saccharomyces cerevisiae YOR114W; ancestral locus Anc_2.161) produces MKVTLLLKAQLSPVSYTTKKSFQRQLDHLPSTAFQYFFQLEVQKLHNVSKYKDIINYVRGNSNFKRFTRNEWDNMSLTKKRLYYASFCQSMNIDIWNVSKVELAKRLEIRIPAMSEYLFFRNKFKVKFDSHWSSLERKDYRSISKSSVTRKNGATEIYSKNRAIASVSKIKPRKRLVAMKRISRLDNLANDHPNEAQEHLYDYMKRFQQMCKECRYAWNEKVDYDQKLEIREKLQLWKSKFEEMMDNEIQILQKNMEIMSKFGHGSEAYLTTSDDNTNTSPNNILPMAYPPKKK; encoded by the coding sequence ATGAAGGTCACATTATTATTAAAAGCACAGTTATCCCCTGTCAGCTACACAACTaagaaatctttccaaagGCAACTTGATCATTTACCATCCACAGCCTTCCAAtacttttttcaacttgaaGTCCAGAAATTGCATAACGTCTCGAAATACAAAGATATCATAAATTATGTAAGGGGTAACAGTAATTTCAAAAGGTTTACAAGAAACGAATGGGACAATATGTCGTTAACCAAAAAGAGGCTTTACTACGCATCTTTTTGCCAGTCCATGAACATTGACATATGGAATGTCAGTAAAGTTGAACTCGCCAAAAGATTAGAAATCCGCATACCAGCAATGAGtgaatatttatttttcagaaataaGTTCAAGGTGAAGTTTGACTCCCATTGGAGTTCTCTAGAACGTAAAGATTACAGAAGTATCTCAAAGTCTTCTGTCACTAGGAAGAATGGAGCTACAGaaatatattcaaaaaaccGTGCAATCGCATCCGTGAGCAAAATTAAACCTCGAAAACGATTAGTGGCAATGAAAAGAATTTCTCGTTTAGATAACTTGGCAAACGATCATCCCAATGAAGCTCAAGAACACCTTTATGACTATATGAAAAGGTTTCAACAAATGTGCAAAGAATGTCGGTATGCTTGGAACGAAAAGGTTGACTATGaccaaaaattggaaataagagaaaaattacAACTATGGAAGTCCAAATTTGAGGAGATGATGGATAACGAAATACAGATATTGCAAAAAAACATGGAAATTATGTCAAAATTCGGTCATGGAAGCGAAGCTTATCTTACAACGTCGGATGACAATACAAACACATCACCAAATAATATTCTTCCCATGGCATATCCaccaaaaaagaaatga
- the SKDI15G2600 gene encoding nucleotide diphosphatase (similar to Saccharomyces cerevisiae YOR111W; ancestral locus Anc_2.168): MSLISQLPLGIMNSICSKYDVILASSSPRRYEILHDIMGLTELKTMVPTFEENLDKTKYSTNPIEYARDTSRRKAQSIVEILSDYQNENSNEIEKPKLIICADTIIIDKDGKIYEKPITKEVQMRFLMKFCYEDDEPVNVVTAVTLMKWYNKEDFELVPFQDETKVYFDNKIPLRVLQEYVESGDGLEAGGGFKIQGQGGILIEKIEGDYYNVVGLPLNKIFKGLYAEANAL, encoded by the coding sequence ATGTCTCTTATTAGTCAACTGCCTTTGGGCATAATGAATTCTATTTGTTCTAAATATGATGTAATTTTGGCCAGCTCTTCTCCACGAAGATATGAAATTTTACACGATATCATGGGACTTACTGAATTAAAGACGATGGTTCCTACGTTCgaagaaaatcttgataAGACGAAGTACTCTACAAATCCAATTGAATATGCCCGTGATACGAGCAGGCGTAAAGCACAGAGTATTGTTGAGATTTTGAGTGACTACCAGAACGAAAATTCgaatgaaattgaaaaacccAAGCTTATAATATGTGCAGATACAATCATCATAGATAAGgatggaaaaatttatGAGAAGCCCATAACAAAAGAAGTTCAAATGagatttttgatgaagttttgctatgaagatgatgaacctGTTAACGTTGTCACAGCTGTGACACTGATGAAATGGTACAATAAGGAAGATTTTGAACTGGTACCATTTCAGGATGAAACTAAGGTATACTTTGATAACAAGATACCATTGAGGGTTTTGCAAGAGTACGTAGAGAGTGGAGATGGATTAGAAGCTGGGGGTGGGTTCAAAATACAAGGACAAGGGGGCATACTCATAGAAAAAATCGAGGGTGATTACTATAATGTAGTCGGGTTGCCTCTTAACaagattttcaaaggaCTCTATGCCGAAGCTAATGCACTATAA
- the TFC7 gene encoding transcription factor TFIIIC subunit TFC7 (similar to Saccharomyces cerevisiae YNL108C and TFC7 (YOR110W); ancestral locus Anc_2.169), whose product MVVSTIYIARHGYRSNWLPEGPYPDPLTGIDSDVPLAEHGVHQAKELAHYLLSLDNQPEVVFSSPFYRCLQTTQPIARLLEIPVYLERGIGEWYRPDRKPVIPVPAGYDILSKYFPGVIGPEWESTLVPNEKGETEQEMYTRCKDFWNLFIEKVEKEYPNVECILLVTHAASKIALGMSLLGYANPRMSLNENGVKIRSGSCSLDKYEVLRKSFDIIEEASDQDRAALNYIPFKDRKWVLTMNGNTEFLSSGEEMNWNFDCVAEAGSDADIKRRQETKKTSSPVPEADEQPELETVYISVDIPSGSYKDRTEIAKSAILQYSGLETDAPLFRIGNRLYEGSWERLVGTELAFPNAAHIHKKTASLLPSAESDKKISGGQSTELSATNDSDPRKLENGAEILNLTNDDEHHLEDKEKLQSEKIYRIKERIILSNVRPM is encoded by the coding sequence ATGGTGGTGAGTACAATATACATTGCAAGGCATGGATACAGATCCAATTGGCTTCCCGAGGGTCCATACCCAGATCCACTTACAGGAATTGATAGCGACGTTCCTTTGGCAGAGCATGGGGTCCATCAAGCTAAAGAACTGGCACATTATCTTTTATCCTTGGATAATCAACCGGAAGTAGTCTTCAGTTCTCCATTTTATAGATGTCTACAAACAACACAACCAATAGCCAGGTTGTTAGAGATACCTGTTTATTTAGAAAGAGGTATTGGGGAATGGTATAGACCGGACAGAAAACCTGTAATTCCAGTACCGGCTGGTTATGACATATTAAGCAAATATTTTCCAGGTGTTATAGGCCCAGAATGGGAATCAACACTAGTACCTAATGAAAAGGGCGAGACTGAGCAAGAAATGTACACAAGATGTAAGGACTTTTGGAActtattcattgaaaaggtAGAAAAGGAGTATCCAAACGTTGAGTGCATTTTATTAGTGACACATGCTGCGTCAAAGATTGCACTTGGCATGAGTTTGCTGGGTTATGCTAATCCTCGAATGTCTctaaatgaaaatggagTTAAAATAAGAAGCGGTAGTTGCTCCTTAGATAAGTATGAGGTTCTTAGAAAAAGTTTCGATATTATAGAAGAAGCTAGCGATCAAGATCGAGCCGCTTTGAATTACATACCATTTAAGGACAGAAAATGGGTCCTGACTATGAATGGGAACACAGAATTCTTGAGTAGTGGTGAGGAAATGAATTGGAACTTTGATTGTGTGGCTGAGGCTGGCTCAGATGCCGAtatcaaaagaagacaagagacaaagaaaaccagCTCACCAGTACCAGAAGCAGACGAACAGCCTGAATTGGAAACAGTTTATATCAGCGTTGACATCCCCAGTGGCAGCTACAAAGACAGAACAGAGATAGCTAAGAGTGCAATTCTACAATACTCTGGTTTAGAAACAGATGCTCCGTTATTCCGGATTGGAAATAGGCTGTATGAGGGAAGCTGGGAAAGGCTTGTTGGCACGGAACTTGCGTTTCCAAATGCTGCACATATACATAAGAAAACAGCCAGTTTACTACCATCAGCCGAAagtgataaaaaaataagcGGTGGCCAAAGTACAGAATTGTCTGCTACTAACGACTCAGACCCACGAAAGCTAGAAAATGGTGCTGAAATACTGAATTTAACCAACGATGATGAGCATCATTTGGAAGATaaggaaaaacttcaaTCAGAGAAGATCTATAGGATAAAAGAACGAATAATACTAAGTAATGTTCGCCCTATGTAA
- the TRS33 gene encoding Trs33p (similar to Saccharomyces cerevisiae TRS33 (YOR115C); ancestral locus Anc_2.160) — MSSTHSNNAGSPQSASQGPLTEQQRAQQQYQIFENSLPKVSQSAYQILLNEMVPLAMGIEKQLSGDIVSPDSNVTSENGNLSSMIKKLRIEEHHTVDIMRSHHLIQELCKAEEEEKERVLARLRNIGLQIGSKLSELLIFSNNPNLKFKEMDLLLIMKFICRDVWKQIFGKQIDNLKTNHRGTFYLLDYDYRPIQSFSLDEDAKDEELKIIEPFLEIPMGIIRGVLSSLGYSSEEVICLASFIDRPTDRPKTTFPKGVSFHVQVTMPQ, encoded by the coding sequence ATGTCATCGACACATAGTAACAATGCAGGAAGCCCTCAATCTGCTTCGCAGGGTCCATTAACGGAACAGCAAAGGGCACAGCAGCagtatcaaatttttgagaacTCGCTACCCAAAGTAAGTCAGTCGGCTTACCAGATATTGTTGAATGAAATGGTTCCTTTGGCTATGGGAATCGAGAAGCAATTATCGGGCGATATCGTGAGTCCTGATAGCAATGTAACTTCAGAAAATGGTAATCTCAGCAGtatgataaagaaattgagaatAGAGGAGCACCATACGGTAGATATCATGCGTTCACATCATTTGATACAGGAACTATGTAAggcagaagaagaggaaaaagaaagggtTTTGGCAAGACTGAGGAACATTGGGCTTCAAATTGGATCAAAGCTCTCAGAATTACTAATATTCTCTAACAACCCCAAtttaaaattcaaagaaatggacCTTTTATTAATAATGAAGTTCATTTGTAGGGATGTCTGGAAGCAGATATTTGGTAAGCAGATTgacaatttgaaaacaaatcaTAGAGGAACCTTTTACCTACTTGACTATGACTATCGACCTATTCAATCGTTTTCTTTGGATGAAGATGCTAAAGACGAGGAATTGAAGATAATCGAGCCGTTTTTAGAGATACCTATGGGCATCATTAGAGGCGTGTTGTCATCATTAGGCTATTCATCCGAGGAGGTTATTTGCTTAGCGTCTTTCATCGACAGGCCTACAGACAGGCCTAAGACAACGTTTCCCAAGGGAGTTAGTTTCCATGTTCAAGTGACAATGCCGCAATAG